The Paenibacillus sophorae genome has a segment encoding these proteins:
- a CDS encoding Crp/Fnr family transcriptional regulator: MKDHTNVIEAHGNTNCFSEQNFNRLLVTMKERLVPEGSHLFWEGDYSDKLFYLKRGRVKLTKSTDEGKELILYMYQAGDMVGQADPFFSTKHSFTAEVIEESEVGVIEHKDLEILICQHCDFAIDFMKWMGIHHRLTQTKFRDLMMYGKPGALCSTLIRLSNTYGEKNGDAILINKKITHTDLSNMIGATRESVNRMLSDLRKKDAVEYENGMIVIKNIEMLQDICHCELCPNEICRI, from the coding sequence ATGAAAGATCATACGAATGTTATCGAAGCCCACGGAAACACTAACTGTTTCTCCGAACAAAACTTTAACAGACTGCTGGTAACGATGAAGGAACGGTTAGTTCCGGAAGGCTCTCATTTATTCTGGGAAGGCGACTACTCGGATAAACTGTTTTATCTCAAACGCGGACGCGTCAAGCTCACCAAGTCCACGGATGAAGGCAAGGAACTCATACTTTATATGTATCAAGCTGGCGACATGGTCGGTCAAGCCGATCCTTTCTTCAGCACGAAGCACAGCTTCACCGCCGAAGTGATCGAGGAAAGCGAGGTCGGTGTGATTGAACACAAAGATCTGGAAATTCTGATCTGCCAGCACTGTGATTTTGCCATCGACTTTATGAAATGGATGGGCATTCATCACCGCCTGACGCAGACTAAGTTCCGCGACCTGATGATGTACGGCAAACCGGGCGCGCTCTGCTCCACGCTGATACGTCTGAGCAACACCTACGGCGAGAAGAACGGCGACGCCATTCTGATTAACAAAAAAATTACGCATACCGACTTGTCCAACATGATTGGCGCGACACGCGAGAGTGTTAACCGCATGCTTAGCGATCTGCGCAAAAAAGACGCCGTAGAATACGAGAACGGCATGATTGTTATAAAAAATATTGAGATGCTGCAGGACATTTGCCACTGTGAGCTGTGTCCTAACGAGATTTGCCGAATCTAA
- a CDS encoding formate/nitrite transporter family protein codes for MFTQSVENIIEAAVAKRDKMNESLPRYALAALLAGAYVGIGIILIFTLGAPLAAAKSPFQPLVMGATFGIALTLVIFAGSELFTGNNMFFTASTLAGRTSVWDTIKNWIIVFLGNLAGALLLAWLVQGTGLFKAASPDHLIFAAAAKKMSLPISELFFRGILCNWLVCLAIWMSSRVKSEGAKLVLIWWCLLAFIASGYEHSVANMTLMSVALLLPNHPETVSLAGWLHNMIPVTLGNMIGGGVFVGMAYWVISPVRSVRSKQ; via the coding sequence ATGTTTACGCAAAGTGTGGAAAATATTATTGAAGCGGCGGTTGCCAAACGCGACAAAATGAATGAAAGCTTGCCGCGTTATGCATTGGCGGCGCTGCTTGCCGGCGCTTATGTCGGTATCGGCATCATCCTGATCTTTACTTTGGGGGCGCCTCTGGCAGCGGCCAAGTCGCCTTTCCAGCCGCTCGTAATGGGAGCAACCTTCGGCATCGCGCTGACGCTGGTCATCTTTGCCGGTTCGGAGCTGTTTACCGGAAATAACATGTTCTTTACCGCCAGCACCCTCGCAGGCAGAACAAGCGTGTGGGATACGATCAAGAACTGGATTATCGTCTTTCTAGGCAACCTTGCCGGCGCGCTGCTGCTGGCCTGGCTGGTGCAAGGAACGGGACTCTTCAAGGCCGCTTCCCCTGATCATCTAATCTTTGCAGCGGCAGCCAAAAAGATGAGCCTGCCTATTTCCGAATTGTTCTTCCGCGGCATTCTGTGTAACTGGCTGGTCTGTCTGGCGATCTGGATGTCGTCCCGGGTGAAGAGCGAAGGCGCCAAGCTGGTGCTGATCTGGTGGTGCCTGCTTGCCTTCATCGCCAGCGGCTACGAGCACAGTGTGGCGAACATGACACTGATGAGCGTGGCGCTGCTGCTGCCGAACCATCCGGAGACCGTCAGCTTGGCCGGTTGGCTGCATAACATGATCCCGGTCACGCTGGGCAACATGATCGGCGGCGGCGTATTCGTCGGCATGGCTTACTGGGTTATTTCACCCGTCCGTTCCGTCCGCAGCAAGCAATAG
- the nirD gene encoding nitrite reductase small subunit NirD has protein sequence MEAARKPYAAGKVEEYLKQIGRVIVIEGKELAVFRTSGDEFYALENRSPHPKGGPLAEGIVSGYYLYDPLYDWKIDLRTGEVQAPDKGQAAAYPVQVDGDTVVIAI, from the coding sequence ATGGAAGCAGCAAGAAAACCCTATGCCGCAGGCAAGGTGGAAGAATATCTGAAGCAAATCGGCCGTGTGATCGTTATCGAAGGCAAGGAGCTGGCCGTGTTCCGCACTTCGGGGGACGAGTTCTACGCTCTGGAGAATCGTAGTCCCCATCCGAAAGGCGGCCCTCTGGCCGAGGGAATCGTATCCGGATACTACTTGTACGACCCGCTGTACGATTGGAAAATCGATTTACGCACCGGCGAGGTTCAAGCGCCCGACAAGGGACAGGCGGCGGCTTATCCCGTTCAGGTTGATGGAGACACTGTGGTTATCGCAATTTAA
- the nirB gene encoding nitrite reductase large subunit NirB produces MTSIREKLVLIGNGMAGVGTIEQILKLGGAYDITVFGSEPHPNYNRIMLSYVLEGSKTVDDIILNDWSWYKDNGITLHTGTTVARIDGDKRQVITENGLTVDYDKVIIATGSNSFILPIPGSGREGVVGFRDIADCEAMLEAAKQYGKAAVIGGGLLGLEAAKGLVNLGMDVTVVHLMEDLMERQLDHTAASMLKAELERQGVKFAMGKQTVELTGDERVSGLRFIDGTELEAQFVVMAVGIKPNVSVAKASGIEVNRGIVVNDYLQTSLADVYSVGECTEHRGVCYGLVAPLFEQGTVLAKHLCGVETKPYEGSVVSTKLKISGVDVFSAGEFIDTPEHTVISAKDDWKRTYKKILLRDNIIVGAVLFGDVTESGSLQKLVKQGAVMTDDIYADVMGTGCCGGGGAKKTASVESMSDEEIVCGCNGVTKKAIVDAITDNGFTTVDEIKACTGATRSCGGCKPVVEQILQYVLGDGFEQSAKTGICSCTTLSRDEIVAQIRAKGLTTTKEVMNVLGWKQEEGCSKCRPAVNYYLGMIYPDTHEDEKESRFVNERMSANIQKDGTFTVVPRMYGGVTTPEDLKRIADVSIKYDVKVVKVTGGQRLDLIGIKKEDVPKVWEELDMPSGYAYAKSLRTVKTCVGSQFCRFGTQDSMSMGALLERKYERLDFPAKFKMAVNGCPRNCAESCTKDIGIVGNDGGWEVFIGGNGGIKPRIADSFCKVKTDEELVGICSAVMQYYRETGNYLERTSEWVERIGLEHIKTAILDNEEERKALAHRIDFALTQVQDPWKKMLIDGATRSALFEATEIR; encoded by the coding sequence ATGACATCGATTCGAGAAAAATTAGTACTGATCGGCAACGGCATGGCAGGTGTCGGTACCATCGAACAGATTTTGAAGCTTGGCGGCGCATACGACATCACTGTCTTCGGCAGCGAGCCTCATCCGAACTACAACCGTATTATGCTGTCTTACGTCCTTGAAGGAAGCAAAACAGTGGACGATATTATCCTGAACGACTGGAGCTGGTACAAGGATAATGGAATTACTCTGCATACGGGAACGACGGTAGCCCGTATCGACGGAGACAAGCGGCAGGTTATTACGGAGAACGGTTTGACCGTTGATTACGATAAAGTCATTATCGCAACGGGTTCCAATTCGTTCATTCTACCAATCCCTGGCAGCGGTAGGGAAGGCGTCGTCGGCTTCCGCGACATCGCCGACTGTGAAGCGATGCTGGAAGCCGCGAAGCAGTATGGCAAAGCGGCTGTCATCGGCGGCGGATTGCTCGGCCTCGAAGCGGCGAAAGGGCTCGTGAACCTTGGCATGGACGTAACGGTCGTCCATCTGATGGAAGACCTGATGGAGCGCCAGTTGGACCATACCGCTGCTTCGATGCTGAAAGCGGAACTGGAACGACAGGGCGTCAAGTTCGCCATGGGCAAGCAGACGGTGGAGCTGACCGGCGATGAGCGGGTAAGCGGTCTGCGCTTTATCGACGGTACGGAGCTGGAAGCGCAGTTTGTCGTTATGGCTGTCGGCATCAAGCCGAATGTGTCGGTGGCGAAGGCCAGCGGTATTGAAGTGAACCGGGGCATCGTGGTGAACGACTACTTACAAACGTCGCTTGCGGACGTGTATTCCGTCGGCGAATGCACCGAGCACCGCGGCGTCTGCTACGGCCTGGTAGCCCCGCTGTTCGAGCAGGGCACCGTACTCGCGAAGCATTTATGCGGCGTGGAAACCAAGCCTTATGAAGGTTCGGTCGTCTCGACCAAGCTGAAGATTTCCGGCGTCGACGTCTTCTCTGCCGGGGAATTCATCGATACTCCGGAGCACACGGTTATTTCCGCCAAAGATGACTGGAAGAGAACCTACAAGAAAATTTTGCTGAGGGACAACATCATTGTCGGCGCCGTTCTGTTCGGCGATGTGACGGAATCCGGCAGCCTGCAGAAACTGGTGAAGCAGGGCGCAGTGATGACCGACGACATTTATGCGGACGTTATGGGCACCGGCTGCTGTGGCGGAGGCGGGGCCAAGAAGACGGCGTCCGTCGAAAGCATGTCTGACGAGGAAATCGTCTGCGGCTGCAATGGTGTGACCAAGAAGGCGATTGTGGACGCCATCACCGATAACGGCTTCACAACCGTGGACGAAATCAAGGCCTGCACCGGCGCTACACGATCCTGCGGAGGCTGTAAGCCGGTCGTGGAACAGATTCTGCAGTACGTGCTCGGCGACGGCTTCGAGCAGAGCGCGAAGACCGGGATTTGCAGCTGTACGACGCTCAGCCGGGATGAAATTGTGGCACAAATCCGGGCCAAAGGACTGACAACGACCAAAGAGGTTATGAACGTCCTTGGATGGAAACAGGAAGAGGGCTGCTCGAAATGCCGTCCGGCGGTCAACTATTATCTGGGCATGATCTATCCGGATACGCATGAAGACGAGAAGGAATCCCGCTTCGTCAACGAACGGATGAGCGCGAACATTCAGAAAGACGGCACATTCACAGTCGTTCCGCGGATGTACGGCGGGGTGACCACTCCGGAAGATCTGAAGCGAATTGCCGATGTCTCCATCAAGTATGATGTCAAAGTCGTCAAAGTAACCGGCGGACAGCGTCTGGATCTGATCGGCATCAAGAAAGAGGATGTGCCCAAAGTATGGGAGGAGCTGGACATGCCTTCCGGCTATGCTTATGCCAAATCGCTGCGGACGGTCAAGACCTGCGTAGGCTCCCAGTTCTGCCGGTTCGGCACTCAGGATTCGATGAGCATGGGAGCGCTGCTGGAGCGGAAGTATGAACGGCTTGATTTCCCCGCCAAATTTAAAATGGCCGTGAACGGCTGCCCGCGGAACTGCGCGGAATCCTGCACGAAGGACATCGGCATTGTCGGCAACGATGGAGGCTGGGAAGTGTTCATCGGCGGCAACGGCGGCATCAAGCCGCGGATAGCAGATTCTTTCTGCAAAGTGAAGACGGACGAAGAACTGGTGGGGATCTGCTCCGCCGTTATGCAGTACTACCGTGAAACCGGTAATTACCTGGAAAGAACATCTGAATGGGTGGAACGAATAGGGCTGGAGCATATCAAGACTGCCATTCTGGACAACGAAGAGGAGCGCAAGGCGCTTGCGCATCGCATCGACTTCGCCTTGACCCAGGTTCAAGATCCGTGGAAAAAAATGCTGATCGACGGCGCGACACGCTCCGCGCTGTTTGAAGCGACGGAGATCCGTTAA
- the ric gene encoding iron-sulfur cluster repair di-iron protein: protein MSIKQPLFNSDTMVRDIVLQFPKAADYFKANKIDFCCGGVRPLRSAADERGLDAGAVLGDLYKLVEQYPVLEEDTVWNEASSEALIGHIVSKHHRYLREELPLIGQNVAKVFHVHGGDSPHLAELYRLFNQLKDELLEHTAKEEAQDFPSILAYEQKGDAESLSALRGALHNLEEEHDAAGNLLRQLRAVTSDFTPPEHACTTYRLTYARLEELEGMTFEHVHLENNILFPRYQ, encoded by the coding sequence ATGAGCATAAAACAACCCTTATTCAATAGTGATACGATGGTAAGAGATATTGTGCTGCAGTTCCCAAAAGCAGCGGACTACTTCAAGGCAAACAAAATCGATTTCTGCTGCGGCGGCGTGAGGCCGCTTCGGTCGGCAGCGGACGAGCGCGGTTTAGATGCGGGCGCCGTCCTCGGCGATTTGTACAAGCTGGTGGAGCAGTATCCTGTTCTTGAGGAAGATACAGTCTGGAACGAAGCATCGTCCGAAGCGCTGATCGGCCATATTGTAAGCAAACATCACCGTTATCTGCGCGAAGAGCTTCCGCTGATCGGACAGAATGTTGCCAAAGTGTTTCATGTGCACGGCGGAGACTCTCCACATCTGGCCGAGCTGTACCGCCTGTTCAACCAGTTGAAGGATGAATTGCTGGAGCACACGGCGAAAGAAGAAGCGCAGGATTTCCCGAGTATTCTTGCCTACGAGCAAAAGGGGGACGCAGAATCTTTATCCGCGCTGCGGGGGGCTCTTCATAATTTGGAAGAGGAGCATGACGCTGCGGGGAACCTTCTGAGACAGCTTCGAGCCGTCACCAGCGACTTCACTCCCCCTGAGCATGCCTGCACGACCTACCGTCTGACTTATGCGCGGCTGGAAGAACTAGAAGGCATGACCTTTGAGCATGTACATCTGGAGAACAATATTCTGTTCCCGCGATATCAATAA
- a CDS encoding TetR/AcrR family transcriptional regulator: MLHQTREWIFEALLILLETTPYDQIKITSITKKAGVARQTFYRNYKSKDDIIIQYLDDIFKQRLTIIKKWQGNNQHDVLSDLLFAHLKKHREPLLKVINTVPDYLIFERFEEFIKYLVHLYNKEHKTTDKLNELHFKYSIQYQIAGGLTIIVDWLKNDMPLSFEEMRAIMSEFGKSFIEQGIYVPDILYSLADQLESL, encoded by the coding sequence GTGTTGCATCAAACCAGAGAATGGATTTTTGAAGCGTTGCTTATATTATTGGAGACCACACCCTACGATCAGATTAAAATTACCAGCATTACAAAAAAAGCAGGAGTCGCCAGACAGACCTTCTACAGGAATTATAAAAGTAAAGATGACATCATTATCCAATATTTAGATGATATATTTAAACAGCGACTAACAATAATAAAAAAATGGCAGGGCAATAATCAGCATGATGTTCTTTCTGATCTCCTCTTTGCGCATTTGAAGAAGCATCGTGAACCTTTACTAAAAGTCATCAATACTGTACCTGATTATTTAATATTTGAGCGATTTGAGGAATTCATAAAATATTTAGTACATCTGTATAATAAAGAACATAAGACTACAGACAAATTAAACGAATTACATTTTAAATATTCAATACAGTATCAAATTGCGGGAGGTTTAACGATCATAGTAGACTGGCTCAAGAACGATATGCCGTTGTCTTTTGAAGAGATGAGAGCAATCATGAGTGAATTTGGAAAGTCATTTATTGAACAAGGCATTTATGTGCCTGATATTTTATATAGCCTTGCGGATCAATTGGAGAGTTTGTGA
- a CDS encoding macrolide family glycosyltransferase, translated as MKKTHIAMINIPAYGHINPTLAVVAELVKRGYKVTYPATENFIPVVKETEVSVLPYHSDSMDLFEQLNHVKQISEAISTHSENLPMRFLEEAISTYYQLEQMYADDLPDLILFDFMALAGKLFAAKHGIDAVRLYSSYANNEHISLLPDVTDEVKNELASKLKAFSEKEGIQGVSFMELFTPEKLNIAFMPRAFQLKGDLFDEHFLFVGPSIGKRSYDESLPIEENNDRPVMLISLGTIFNPWPEFYKMCIEAFRDSGWQVVMSTGSKISPESLGDIPDNFIVRQQIPQLEILPHARLFITHGGMNSTMEALSYGVPLVVIPQMFEQEVTARRVTELGLGQHFLPDEVTVEILQKSVQEVSEDKQLKQHVYDMQKNIQEAGGAKKAAEAIEKFLNESTRHNIHVAH; from the coding sequence GTGAAGAAAACTCATATTGCAATGATTAATATTCCTGCTTACGGACATATCAATCCCACACTCGCCGTTGTAGCGGAGCTTGTAAAAAGAGGCTATAAAGTGACTTATCCGGCAACAGAAAATTTCATACCGGTTGTTAAGGAAACAGAGGTTTCGGTTCTTCCCTATCATTCGGACTCAATGGATCTATTTGAACAACTAAATCATGTCAAACAAATTAGTGAAGCCATAAGCACCCATTCGGAAAATCTCCCCATGAGATTCCTTGAAGAAGCGATATCCACTTACTATCAACTCGAGCAGATGTATGCGGATGATCTTCCGGATTTAATTCTGTTTGATTTTATGGCGCTGGCTGGAAAACTGTTTGCCGCAAAGCACGGCATAGACGCGGTACGGCTGTACTCTTCCTATGCAAATAATGAGCATATATCGTTGTTACCTGATGTTACGGACGAGGTCAAGAATGAATTAGCGTCAAAGCTGAAGGCTTTTTCGGAGAAGGAAGGGATTCAGGGTGTATCCTTTATGGAATTATTCACTCCGGAGAAATTGAATATTGCCTTTATGCCTCGTGCTTTTCAGCTTAAAGGCGATCTGTTTGACGAACACTTCCTTTTTGTTGGTCCGTCTATTGGCAAGCGCAGCTATGATGAAAGCCTGCCGATCGAAGAGAATAATGACCGCCCTGTCATGCTGATATCGTTAGGTACGATTTTCAACCCATGGCCGGAATTCTATAAAATGTGCATCGAAGCTTTTCGCGACTCCGGTTGGCAGGTAGTCATGTCCACTGGATCTAAGATCAGTCCGGAAAGTTTGGGCGACATTCCAGATAACTTTATTGTCCGCCAGCAGATCCCGCAGCTTGAAATTCTCCCTCATGCCCGGTTGTTTATTACGCATGGCGGCATGAACAGCACAATGGAAGCGTTGAGCTACGGCGTGCCTCTGGTTGTCATCCCACAGATGTTTGAGCAGGAAGTGACCGCCCGCCGCGTAACGGAATTGGGATTAGGGCAGCATTTTCTGCCGGATGAAGTAACCGTTGAAATTTTACAGAAATCTGTTCAAGAAGTTTCAGAGGACAAGCAATTGAAGCAGCATGTGTATGACATGCAGAAGAACATTCAAGAAGCTGGCGGGGCTAAAAAAGCCGCTGAAGCCATTGAAAAGTTCTTAAATGAATCCACCCGGCATAATATACATGTTGCACACTAG
- a CDS encoding macrolide family glycosyltransferase: MSEVLFLSIPAHGHVNPTLGLVNELINQGEEVTYFCTEEFKEKIEKTGAEFKSYKVESIFANRKDNTPQDTGLERLFDNINEALKSSDKIIEDVLDQIKDKHFDYIMYTAMYPFGNAFAQILKIPSVSSFAVFATPKELMAQHKEFNNEELMKNHPVMETYKKVTKQLKEAYGVEMPDNLMSLFFNKGDINIAYTSKYFVSHPEYYDDSFKFIGPPIYDRQENLDFPFERLEGKKVVYISLGTVFNTDTKLYELFFKTFANSDAVVVMTAYNVDLSEFEIPGHFIVRNFVPQSEILKYTDVAITHAGMNSTSDLLYNNVPFVAIPIGADQPYMAGRSAELGAAISLDKDTLTPDLLKDSVEKVLNDPSYVENIKKISDSFKQAGGYKKAVEEIFKLKSERGILV, from the coding sequence ATGTCAGAAGTACTTTTTTTAAGTATCCCGGCTCATGGTCATGTTAATCCGACACTCGGATTGGTAAATGAATTAATCAATCAAGGTGAGGAAGTCACTTATTTTTGTACAGAAGAGTTTAAAGAAAAAATCGAAAAAACCGGTGCTGAATTTAAAAGTTATAAGGTAGAATCAATCTTTGCTAACAGAAAAGACAACACGCCTCAAGACACGGGGTTAGAGAGATTATTCGATAATATTAATGAAGCGCTCAAGTCAAGCGATAAAATAATAGAAGATGTTTTAGATCAAATTAAGGATAAACATTTTGATTATATTATGTATACGGCGATGTATCCATTTGGAAATGCTTTTGCTCAAATCTTAAAAATTCCTTCGGTTTCTTCCTTTGCCGTATTTGCTACTCCCAAGGAACTTATGGCCCAGCACAAAGAATTCAACAATGAAGAGCTAATGAAAAATCATCCTGTTATGGAAACTTACAAAAAAGTAACAAAACAATTGAAAGAAGCCTATGGGGTGGAAATGCCGGATAACCTAATGAGCTTATTTTTTAATAAAGGCGATATTAATATTGCCTATACTTCAAAATATTTTGTTTCCCATCCGGAGTATTATGATGACAGCTTTAAATTTATCGGACCGCCAATCTATGACCGGCAAGAGAATTTGGATTTTCCTTTTGAACGATTGGAAGGCAAAAAAGTCGTCTATATTTCACTCGGCACCGTGTTTAATACGGACACCAAGCTTTATGAACTTTTCTTTAAAACTTTTGCCAATAGCGATGCTGTTGTGGTAATGACTGCTTACAATGTGGATTTATCTGAATTTGAAATACCTGGTCATTTTATTGTAAGAAATTTTGTGCCTCAATCGGAGATTTTAAAGTATACCGACGTGGCAATAACTCATGCAGGTATGAATAGTACTAGTGATTTATTGTATAATAATGTGCCTTTTGTAGCGATTCCTATAGGAGCAGACCAGCCTTACATGGCGGGAAGATCTGCAGAACTCGGAGCGGCCATTTCTCTTGATAAGGACACACTTACTCCGGATTTATTAAAGGATTCTGTGGAAAAGGTTTTAAACGATCCAAGCTATGTTGAAAATATTAAGAAGATCAGTGATTCTTTTAAACAGGCCGGCGGCTATAAAAAAGCGGTTGAAGAGATTTTTAAATTAAAAAGCGAAAGAGGTATTCTCGTTTAA
- a CDS encoding winged helix-turn-helix transcriptional regulator → MEEHQLALCPRFETAFSFLGKRWNGLIIKTLMSGPKRFKDISGLIPLMSDKMLSERMKDLESEGILERHVYPETPVRIEYELTEKGRALEPVMEQIQKWAEQWVK, encoded by the coding sequence ATGGAAGAGCATCAATTGGCGTTGTGTCCCCGCTTCGAGACGGCATTCTCTTTTCTGGGCAAACGGTGGAACGGCCTCATTATTAAGACACTGATGAGCGGACCGAAACGTTTTAAGGACATATCCGGCCTTATTCCCTTGATGAGCGATAAAATGCTGTCGGAACGGATGAAGGATCTGGAGAGCGAGGGCATTCTGGAGCGGCATGTCTATCCGGAGACGCCTGTGCGTATTGAGTACGAGCTTACGGAAAAAGGCCGCGCGCTGGAGCCCGTCATGGAGCAGATTCAGAAATGGGCGGAACAGTGGGTGAAGTAA
- a CDS encoding TVP38/TMEM64 family protein: MRKWLLALSYVSGMGAAFIYRYTILDWLGQDGHALLSILAAAALALFPVVPYKAVIGLFGYVYGSLAGGAMCWLATTAAAALMFGGVKWLFPEKGRAYLSSIPALDKFTAAVQRHPFASVVAARLLPVIPQSAVNVYAAAAGLPFWSFILASGLGKIPGIALFAFLGGSAREHPAAAGIAAALYIAALLLFGILLKGGWHRSKGSA; this comes from the coding sequence ATGAGAAAATGGCTGCTGGCGCTGAGTTATGTTTCGGGCATGGGCGCCGCGTTTATCTACAGATATACTATTCTTGACTGGCTCGGCCAAGACGGGCATGCTCTGCTCTCGATCCTGGCCGCGGCCGCGCTGGCTTTGTTCCCTGTCGTGCCATATAAAGCCGTCATCGGACTGTTCGGATATGTTTACGGAAGTCTGGCTGGCGGAGCAATGTGCTGGCTGGCGACAACAGCGGCTGCGGCGCTGATGTTCGGCGGCGTCAAATGGCTGTTTCCGGAAAAAGGACGCGCTTATTTGTCATCAATTCCGGCGCTGGACAAATTCACGGCTGCCGTTCAGCGGCATCCCTTCGCCTCTGTCGTTGCGGCCCGCCTGCTGCCGGTAATACCGCAATCAGCGGTCAATGTGTACGCCGCTGCGGCGGGCCTGCCCTTCTGGAGCTTTATCCTTGCTTCGGGTCTGGGTAAAATTCCGGGCATTGCTCTCTTCGCCTTTCTCGGCGGAAGCGCCCGGGAGCATCCCGCAGCCGCCGGAATAGCCGCGGCGCTGTACATTGCGGCGCTCCTATTGTTCGGTATTCTGCTAAAAGGCGGCTGGCACCGGAGCAAAGGTTCAGCCTGA
- the msrB gene encoding peptide-methionine (R)-S-oxide reductase MsrB codes for MSDNPSNQTGSRTEKATFAGGCFWCMVSPFEELPGIIDVVSGYTGGHTVNPTYEEVCSETTGHAEAVQITFDPSIFPYSKLLELFWQQIDPTDEGGQFHDRGSSYRTAIFYHNEEQRKEAEASKIATEQSGRFSGPVVTPIVPAGIFYPAEDYHQGYHRKNPGHYKRYRKASGREDFIESHWSHKDDKQSLKQRLTPLQYEVTQNNATESPFQNEYWDHHGEGIYVDIVSGEPLFSSKDKYDSGCGWPSFTRPLRDYSVKEKTDLSHLMIRTEVRSKEADSHLGHVFNDGPGPNGLRYCINSAALRFVPREDLEEEGYGEYRVLFQ; via the coding sequence ATGAGTGACAATCCGAGTAACCAAACAGGCTCCCGCACCGAAAAAGCGACTTTTGCAGGCGGCTGCTTCTGGTGTATGGTCTCCCCGTTCGAGGAACTGCCCGGCATTATCGATGTCGTCTCCGGCTATACCGGGGGGCATACGGTCAATCCGACTTACGAAGAGGTCTGCTCCGAAACAACGGGCCATGCCGAAGCCGTGCAAATCACGTTCGATCCTTCAATCTTTCCATACAGCAAGCTGCTCGAGCTGTTCTGGCAGCAAATTGATCCGACGGATGAAGGCGGCCAGTTCCATGACCGCGGCTCTTCCTACCGGACGGCGATCTTCTATCACAATGAGGAGCAGCGCAAGGAAGCCGAGGCATCCAAGATCGCAACCGAGCAAAGCGGCCGCTTCTCGGGGCCAGTTGTGACGCCTATTGTTCCGGCTGGAATTTTTTATCCTGCGGAAGATTACCATCAGGGTTATCACCGCAAAAATCCGGGCCATTACAAACGCTACCGCAAAGCCTCCGGCCGGGAAGACTTTATCGAGAGCCATTGGTCGCATAAAGATGACAAGCAGAGCCTGAAGCAGCGGCTTACGCCCCTGCAATACGAGGTAACGCAGAATAATGCCACGGAATCCCCTTTTCAAAATGAATATTGGGATCATCACGGAGAAGGCATTTATGTGGACATCGTATCCGGAGAGCCCCTCTTTAGTTCCAAGGATAAATATGATTCCGGCTGCGGATGGCCCAGCTTCACCCGGCCGCTTCGCGACTACTCGGTGAAAGAGAAGACCGATCTCAGCCATTTGATGATCCGCACGGAGGTACGCAGCAAAGAAGCGGATTCGCATCTCGGCCATGTCTTTAACGACGGACCGGGACCGAACGGTCTCCGCTACTGCATCAATTCCGCCGCGCTGCGCTTCGTTCCAAGGGAGGATCTTGAAGAGGAAGGTTATGGCGAATACCGCGTCTTATTCCAATAA